In one Cercospora beticola chromosome 1, complete sequence genomic region, the following are encoded:
- the CWC22 gene encoding pre-mRNA-splicing factor cwc22 (BUSCO:EOG09263WM5), translating into MAAVESAVRLPTPQPGEASAAAEGSSRKRSSISRSPSPQRDAPALRRRSNSRSPPSRNHGPLPRDVDRARAKERARQLEMRQKEDEAPAKPLTDEEKQAAAKAEYEKLLNMRSGGTYIPPARLKALQAQITDKTSKEYQRMAWEALKKSINGLINKVNVSNIKHIVPELFNENLVRGRGLFCRSIMKAQAASLPFTPIYAAMVAIVNTKLPQVGELLINRLIIQFRKAYKRNDKSVCHSSTTFIAHLINQQAAHEMLAAQMLLLLLHKPTDDSVEIAVGLMKEVGQHIEEMNSSIALAVYDQFRGILHEADIDKRVQYMIEVLFQIRKDKYKDHQAVREELDLVEEEDQITHRPSLDDEKLKTEDGLNIFKFDAEYEANEEAYKKLKAEILGEAEDSDEDEAEDSDEESSDEDENDAEERAMEIKDQSNTDLVNLRRSIYLTIMSSGTFEEACHKLMRINLPAGREDELPSMIIECCSQERTFNKFFGLIGERFCKLNRLWKDLFQDQFMKYYETIHRFETNRLRIIAQFFGYLLSSDAIDWTVFHVVKLNEEDTTSSSRIFVKILIEELEAGMGMKKLVERFKGDDLQTALTGMFPTDDPKNTRFSINFFTAIGKGPLTEGMREWLKNMPKPAPAPLPAKSPTPSRGRSESIRGHVRDRVRRRGVGGTEATPAPQRQRRMAERRLVRLLPGEEDLLADAETATVIVQSRVRAHHHGPDETRSHVPVLLHAKPTAKAVHAPDHALFHVAETAQQAVPQVRHHDERQAAQIRDPALLDQSGAGAQATNLGLHHREDAARLRSEGGTRAAQSLLDRLLLAKPLRRESQKPMSKRISLISILVEGILLLAVGLDKEGRELVTLCSVAFQSHYPKLYKTRN; encoded by the exons ATGGCCGCCGTCGAGTCTGCGGTCCGGCTACCGACGCCGCAACCTGGTGAGGCCAGCGCGGCGGCAGAAGGCAGCTCGCGAAAACGCAGCTCCATATCACGATCGCCTTCACCGCAACGAGACGCGCCAGCACTACGACGCCGCTCGAACTCGAGATCCCCGCCTTCACGAAACCATGGTCCGCTGCCCCGCGATGTCGACCGCGCGCGAGCGAAGGAGAGAGCACGACAACTCGAAATGCGACAaaaagaagatgaagctcCGGCAAAACCACTTacggacgaggagaagcaggCGGCAGCGAAGGCAGAATATGAGAAACTGCTGAACATGCGATCTGGCGGCACATACATACCTCCCGCTCGGCTGAAGGCATTGCAGGCCCAGATCACCGACAAGACTTCGAAAGAGTATCAGCGTATGGCATGGGAGGCGCTGAAGAAATCGATCAACGGCCTGATCAACAAGGTCAACGTCTCGAACATCAAACACATTGTGCCGGAGCTCTTCAATGAGAATCTGGTCCGAGGGCGTGGTCTGTTCTGCCGAAGTATCATGAAGGCGCAAGCAGCCAGTCTGCCTTTCACTCCGATCTACGCGGCGATGGTCGCCATTGTGAACACCAAGCTGCCACAAGTTGGCGAGCTGTTGATCAACAGACTGATCATCCAGTTCCGCAAAGCGTACAAGAGGAACGACAAGAGTGTATgccacagcagcaccacaTTCATTGCACACTTGATCAATCAGCAGGCCGCGCATGAGATGCTTGCAGCCCAAATGCTGTTGCTCCTTCTCCACAAGCCGACGGATGATAGTGTTGAGATTGCTGTTGGCTTGATGAAAGAAGTGGGTCAGCACATCGAGGAGATGAACTCCTCTATAGCACTGGCAGTTTACGATCAGTTCCGAGGCATCCTGCATGAAGCGGACATCGATAAGCGAGTACAGTACATGATCGAGGTCCTGTTCCAGATCCGGAAGGACAAGTACAAGGACCATCAAGCGGTGAGGGAAGAGTTAGATCtggtagaagaggaagaccAAATTACGCATCGACCATCgttggatgatgagaagTTGAAAACAGAAGACGGATTGAACATATTCAAATTTGACGCCGAGTACGAAGCGAATGAAGAGGCAtacaagaagctgaaggccGAAATTCTTGGCGAGGCtgaggacagcgacgaggacgaggcggAGGACAGCGATGAAGAATCcagtgatgaggacgagaacGATGCGGAGGAGAGGGCGATGGAAATCAAGGATCAGTCCAATACCGATCTGGTCAATCTCCGTCGTTCCATCTACCTGACGATTATGTCGTCTGGTACCTTTGAAGAAGCTTGCCACAAGCTCATGAGGATCAACTTGCCGGCCGGCCGAGAAGACGAACTGCCCTCCATGATCATCGAATGTTGCAGTCAGGAGCGCACTTTCAACAAGTTCTTCGGTCTCATTGGTGAGCGTTTCTGCAAGCTGAACCGGCTCTGGAAGGACCTGTTCCAAGATCAGTTCATGAAGTACTACGAGACGATCCACCGATTTGAGACCAATCGACTACGCATCATCGCGCAATTCTTTGGCTATCTGTTGTCTTCCGATGCGATCGATTGGACCGTATTCCACGTTGTGAAGCTGAATGAAGAAGACACCACAAGTTCGAGTCGCATCTTTGTCAAGATTCTCATCGAGGAGCTCGAGGCGGGCATGGGCATGAAGAAGTTGGTGGAACGCTTCAAGGGCGACGATTTGCAGACAGCCTTGACTGGCATGTTCCCAACGGACGATCCGAAGAACACTCGATTCAGCATCAATTTCTTCACTGCGATTGGCAAGGGACCGCTCACAGAGGGCATGCGAGAATGGCTGAAGAATATGCCAAAGCCTGCGCCAGCGCCGCTGCCAGCAAAGAGTCCAACCCCAAGCAGAGGACGGAGCGAGAGT ATTCGCGGTCACGTTCGAGATCGCGTACGCCGCCGAGGCGTGGGCGGGACCGAAGCTACTCCCGCTCCCCAACGCCAAAGAAGAATGGCAGAAAGACGTCTCGTTCGCCTTCTcccaggagaagaagatctcctcGCGGACGCAGAGACAGCTACAGTGATCGTTCAGTCTCGCGTTCGCGCACACCACCACGGGCCAGACGAGACTCGGTCTCACGTTCCCGTTCTCCTCCACGCAAAGCCAACGGCAAAGGCCGTGCACGCTCCAGATCACGCTCTCTTTCACGTCGCAGAGACCGCACAGCAAGCCGTTCCCCAAGTCCGCCACCACGACGAAAGGCAGGCCGCGCAGATTCGAGATCCCGCTCTCCTCGACCAAAGCGGGGCAGGAGCGCAAGCTACGAATCTAGGTCTCCACCATCGCGAAGACGCAGCCCGCCTGCGAAGCGAAGGAGGAACACGAGCAGCCCAGAGTCTTCTCGatcgcctcctcctcgcaaAGCCCCTCCGCCGAGAAAGCCAGAAGCCAATGTCGAAGAGGATCAGTCTCATATCCATCCTAGTCGAAGGAATCTTGTTGCTGGCAGTGGGCCTGGACAAAGAAGGAAGGGAGCTAGTGACTTTATGTAGTGTGGCCTTCCAAAGTCATTACCCGAAGCTGTATAAAACGAGAAATTGA
- a CDS encoding uncharacterized protein (BUSCO:EOG09264KO7), which produces MGESRQELLAWVNGLLQLNLTKVEQCGTGAAYCQIYDSIFLDVPMSRVKFNVNAEYAYLENFKILSNTFRKHHVDRPLPTEQLVKCKMQDNLEFLQWTKRYWDQYYPGGDYDAVGRRKGVAAGGAPALPPSGSRTSGASAGARKPAGGLGAGGPRAGSRQGAVGGAATAALQQKNAELMETVQGLERERDFYFSKLRDIELLIQGAMEADPTLEEDDGSILKQIQTILYSTEEGFEIPQDGDAEVAGEEETF; this is translated from the exons ATGGGCGAATCCAG ACAAGAATTGCTGGCATGGGTGAACGGCCTGTTACAGCTCAACCTCACCAAAGTCGAGCAGTGTGGCACTGG AGCCGCCTATTGCCAAATCTACGATTCGATCTTCCTCGATGTGCCCATGAGCAGGGTCAAGTTCAACGTCAACGCTGAATATGCCTATCTCGAGAACTTCAAAATTCTCAGCAACACCTTCCGCAAACACCATGTCGATCGACCCCTACCCACCGAGCAGTTGGTGAAATGCAAGATGCAGGACAACCTCGAGTTTCTGCAGTGGACGAAGCGATACTGGGATCAATACTACCCTGGCGGCGACTATGATGCTGTCGGCAGGAGGAAGGGTGTAGCAGCCGGAGGCGCTCCAGCCCTTCCCCCAAGTGGCTCACGCACTTCTGGCGCTTCGGCTGGCGCTCGAAAACCTGCTGGTGGGCTCGGTGCGGGTGGCCCTCGCGCTGGTAGTCGCCAGGGCGCTGTCGGTGgagctgccactgctgctctACAACAGAAGAATGCCGAGCTCATGGAAACTGTTCAAGGTCTCGAGCGCGAGCGAGACTTCTACTTCAGCAAGCTTCGCGACATCGAATTGCTCATCCAAGGGGCCATGGAAGCCGATCCTAcgctcgaggaggatgatggaaGTATACTCAAGCAAATACAGACAATTCTGTATTCCACTGAG GAGGGGTTTGAAATTCCACAGGACGGAGATGCGGAAgttgctggcgaagaagagacctTCTAG
- a CDS encoding uncharacterized protein (CAZy:AA8) has protein sequence MKRIATAAAVLGSASLATAQASLARTCPETNLCYSLNIPQSTVEADGQGDIYFQMSAPTSYQWVGLGQGSRMSGSNIFVMYTSSNGQNVTVSPRLGTGHVEPQHDTSAQIEVLEGSGVMDGMMVANVKCSNCNEWQGGSMDFTAQSANWIYASRTGDALDSDDVSEGIQQHNRYSPFQWQLGEAQGGANVNPFVAAAVTTGADSQTASATNSQPNATPTGSSDTGSSSGSASDSGDNDSSSSSSGSATFSNTLGPFGGDSAYGDRLTTAHGSLASIAFVALFPTGAILIRLANFTGLVWLHAAIQAVGYLVFIAAFGLGVYIATQLNEIGTYHPIIGIVLFVILFTQPVTGLLHHRLFKSRGGRTMFTFVHLGIGRIAIILGIINGGLGLMLAGAGSSAKIAYAVCAAVVGVVYIASAVFGETRRKQGPVSPEAQFSEGKGHRQLNSVDEQNPGFGMTNLSKER, from the exons ATGAAGAGAATCGCGACGGCAGCGGCCGTGTTGGGCTCAG CATCTCTTGCCACAGCGCAAGCATCCCTAGCGAGGACATGTCCAGAAACGAACTTATGCTACTCTCTCAATATTCCCCAATCGACAGTCGAAGCCGATGGACAAGGCGATATTTATTTCCAAATGTCCGCGCCTACATCGTACCAATGGGTTGGGCTGGGACAAGGCTCACGCATGTCCGGGTCTAACATCTTCGTGAT GTACACTTCCAGTAACGGCCAAAATGTCACAGTATCGCCACGCCTTGGAACAGGCCATGTCGAACCACAGCACGACACTAGCGCTCAGATCGAAGTCCTCGAAGGTTCAGGAGTGATGGATGGCATGATGGTCGCCAATGTAAAGTGCTCAAACTGCAACGAATGGCAAGGCGGCTCCATGGACTTCACCGCTCAGAGTGCCAACTGGATCTATGCCTCCAGAACCGGCGACGCCCTCGACTCCGATGATGTGAGCGAAGGAATCCAGCAGCACAATCGTTACTCACCATTCCAATGGCAACTCGGTGAAGCTCAGGGTGGCGCCAACGTCAATCCATTCGTCGCAGCAGCGGTCACAACAGGCGCAGACTCCCAAACAGCCAGCGCTACGAATTCGCAGCCGAACGCTACACCAACCGGCTCAAGCGATACTGGCTCATCGTCCGGCAGCGCTTCTGATTCCGGCGACAAtgactcttcctcttcgtcttccggCTCCGCGACATTTTCCAACACGCTCGGACCATTCGGAGGTGATTCTGCATACGGAGACCGACTCACCACTGCACATGGAAGTCTCGCATCAATCGCATTCGTGGCACTATTCCCAACAGGCGCGATCCTCATCCGACTTGCGAACTTCACTGGTCTCGTTTGGCTTCACGCTGCGATTCAAGCCGTGGGCTATCTGGTTTTCATCGCCGCCTTTGGACTGGGAGTGTACATTGCTACTCAACTGAACGAGATCGGAACCTACCATCCGATCATCGGCATCGTTCTgttcgtcatcctcttcactcAGCCTGTGACCGGCCTGTTGCATCACCGATTGTTCAAATCGCGAGGAGGTCGAACGATGTTCACGTTTGTGCATTTGGGCATTGGACGAATTGCAATCATACTCGGCATCATCAACGGTGGTCTGGGTTTGATGCTTGCAGGGGCTGGAAGCTCGGCAAAGATTGCTTACGCTGTATGTGCGGCGGTTGTGGGCGTTGTTTATATTGCGTCCGCGGTGTTTGGagagacgaggaggaagcaggGACCTGTCAGCCCAGAGGCACAATTCAGCGAAGGGAAAGGCCATCGACAATTGAACAGTGTTGATGAGCAGAATCCCGGATTCGGTATGACCAATCTTTCGAAGGAGAGATGA